The genomic DNA TCAGGATAACAGACGGTGAAACCATGGACATTGTCGAAATGGTCCTTGGCGGAAAGATCAATAAGGAACTGGTTAACAGGATAAATCAGCATGGAGGAAATGCCGTCGGACTTACCGGAATAGACGCAGGATTGATACGTGCAAGAAAACTGAGAAGACCAAGAAAAGGTGCCGGTATTGATCGTGGACTTGTCGGGGAGGTTGAATCAATCTCTCCCAATATTATACGCTCTCTCGAACAGAACAGGTTCATACCGGTTATTGCCCCGATAGGTGTGGACCATAAAGGCAAGACCTATAATATTAATGCAGACACAGCGGCAGGCGCTATAGCGGCGACCTTGAAGGCTGAAAAACTCATCTTCTTGACCGATGTTAAAGGGATACTTGGCAAGGACGGCAGGCTTATCTCAACACTTACCCGAAAACAGGTCCTCAGCCTGATAAAAAGCGGCGTAATTACATCCGGTATGCTTCCAAAGGTGAGGGCCTGTTTAGAGGCGCTTGATGGCGGAGTCAAAAAGACA from Nitrospirota bacterium includes the following:
- the argB gene encoding acetylglutamate kinase; protein product: MQRNIEKAQLLVEALPYIRNLSGKTIVFKFGGNAMIDEKLKEMFAEDVVLTKYIGMSPVVVHGGGPQISEVMDKMGKKPVFIEGIRITDGETMDIVEMVLGGKINKELVNRINQHGGNAVGLTGIDAGLIRARKLRRPRKGAGIDRGLVGEVESISPNIIRSLEQNRFIPVIAPIGVDHKGKTYNINADTAAGAIAATLKAEKLIFLTDVKGILGKDGRLISTLTRKQVLSLIKSGVITSGMLPKVRACLEALDGGVKKTHIIDGRINHSILLEIFTKKGIGTEIVSG